Proteins from one Prinia subflava isolate CZ2003 ecotype Zambia chromosome 4, Cam_Psub_1.2, whole genome shotgun sequence genomic window:
- the THAP5 gene encoding THAP domain-containing protein 5 isoform X2, whose protein sequence is MTGYMPGAGPGRVSKFPLRDKERLEKWLRNMKRSSWTPSKHQLLCSDHFTPDSLDVRWGIRYLKNTAVPTIFSSSDDEDLKQSCGRCLHEFLASEEKNSSQSSPQQVKKEDREETNVVSEKVSVPLELCTPKKNPVIAQNVEEKAEVVCPTALSKPLQVQNLQLPGEGGFRVDSVILGSSCGRYVHQPNPFLLTAAVQSMEATSVHTSVEDSGGCTATVLQFTDPDYLNSFLKPNSALGSVTDYAVENSVPHLVCSGEVQTSEDAVLLSTVTQTIEQFSGSEESVIAIIMPAESPEEPERVNSSFLPVKEEFLDAGETKVTEHDRNEILQTEHSYCRQEMDRDHLWQKISKLHSKITLLEMQEVKTLGRLRSLEALIRQLKQENLLSEEKLKMVENYFTTLEVTMIQ, encoded by the exons GTTTCCACTTCGTGATAAAGAGCGACTTGAGAAATGGCTGCGGAACATGAAGCGGAGTTCCTGGACTCCGAGTAAGCACCAGCTCCTGTGCAGCGATCACTTTACCCCTGATTCCCTGGACGTGCGGTGGGGGATACGCTACTTGAAAAACACCGCTGTGCCAAccattttctcttcctcagaTGATGAA GACCTGAAGCAAAGTTGTGGAAGATGCTTACATGAGTTCTTGGCCTCTGAG gaaaaaaattcttctcagAGCAGTCCACAACAGGTAAAGAAAGAAGACCGGGAAGAAACAAATGTTGTGTCAGAGAAAGTATCTGTACCACTTGAACTTTGTACaccaaagaaaaatcctgtaattGCACAAAATGtagaggaaaaggcagaagtgGTTTGTCCAACTGCACTGAGTAAACCTTTACAAGTTCAAAACCTGCAGCTTCCAGGTGAAGGTGGCTTTCGGGTAGACAGTGTCATTCTTGGTAGTTCATGTGGGCGGTATGTACATCAGCCTAATCCCTTTTTATTGACAGCAGCAGTCCAAAGCATGGAAGCTACCAGTGTTCATACTTCTGTAGAGGATTCAGGAGGTTGTACAGCTACAGTCCTGCAATTTACAGACCCTGACTACTTGAATTCATTTCTGAAACCGAACAGTGCCTTAGGGTCAGTTACTGACTATGCAGTTGAAAATTCTGTCCCTCATTTGGTCTGTTCTGGTGAAGTGCAGACAAGTGAAGATGCAGTTCTACTGAGTACAGTCACACAAACCATTGAACAGTTCAGTGGAAGTGAAGAGTCTGTCATTGCTATTATTATGCCAGCTGAGAGTCCAGAAGAGCCTGAAAGAGTAAATAGTTCTTTCCTGCCTGTTAAGGAAGAGTTTCTTGATGCAGGGGAGACAAAAGTGACTGAACACGACAGAAATGAAATACTGCAGACTGAGCATTCATACTGCAGGCAAGAAATGGACAGAGATCACCTTTGGCAAAAAATTTCAAAACTCCACTCTAAGATAACTTTACTTGAAATGCAGGAGGTAAAAACTTTGGGAAGGCTCAGGTCGTTGGAAGCTCTTATTAGACAGCTGAAGCAAGAAAACCTGCTTtctgaggaaaagctgaagatggtagaaaattactttacaacACTTGAAGTGACTATGATACAGTAA
- the THAP5 gene encoding THAP domain-containing protein 5 isoform X4, with the protein MKRSSWTPSKHQLLCSDHFTPDSLDVRWGIRYLKNTAVPTIFSSSDDEDLKQSCGRCLHEFLASEEKNSSQSSPQQVKKEDREETNVVSEKVSVPLELCTPKKNPVIAQNVEEKAEVVCPTALSKPLQVQNLQLPGEGGFRVDSVILGSSCGRYVHQPNPFLLTAAVQSMEATSVHTSVEDSGGCTATVLQFTDPDYLNSFLKPNSALGSVTDYAVENSVPHLVCSGEVQTSEDAVLLSTVTQTIEQFSGSEESVIAIIMPAESPEEPERVNSSFLPVKEEFLDAGETKVTEHDRNEILQTEHSYCRQEMDRDHLWQKISKLHSKITLLEMQEVKTLGRLRSLEALIRQLKQENLLSEEKLKMVENYFTTLEVTMIQ; encoded by the exons ATGAAGCGGAGTTCCTGGACTCCGAGTAAGCACCAGCTCCTGTGCAGCGATCACTTTACCCCTGATTCCCTGGACGTGCGGTGGGGGATACGCTACTTGAAAAACACCGCTGTGCCAAccattttctcttcctcagaTGATGAA GACCTGAAGCAAAGTTGTGGAAGATGCTTACATGAGTTCTTGGCCTCTGAG gaaaaaaattcttctcagAGCAGTCCACAACAGGTAAAGAAAGAAGACCGGGAAGAAACAAATGTTGTGTCAGAGAAAGTATCTGTACCACTTGAACTTTGTACaccaaagaaaaatcctgtaattGCACAAAATGtagaggaaaaggcagaagtgGTTTGTCCAACTGCACTGAGTAAACCTTTACAAGTTCAAAACCTGCAGCTTCCAGGTGAAGGTGGCTTTCGGGTAGACAGTGTCATTCTTGGTAGTTCATGTGGGCGGTATGTACATCAGCCTAATCCCTTTTTATTGACAGCAGCAGTCCAAAGCATGGAAGCTACCAGTGTTCATACTTCTGTAGAGGATTCAGGAGGTTGTACAGCTACAGTCCTGCAATTTACAGACCCTGACTACTTGAATTCATTTCTGAAACCGAACAGTGCCTTAGGGTCAGTTACTGACTATGCAGTTGAAAATTCTGTCCCTCATTTGGTCTGTTCTGGTGAAGTGCAGACAAGTGAAGATGCAGTTCTACTGAGTACAGTCACACAAACCATTGAACAGTTCAGTGGAAGTGAAGAGTCTGTCATTGCTATTATTATGCCAGCTGAGAGTCCAGAAGAGCCTGAAAGAGTAAATAGTTCTTTCCTGCCTGTTAAGGAAGAGTTTCTTGATGCAGGGGAGACAAAAGTGACTGAACACGACAGAAATGAAATACTGCAGACTGAGCATTCATACTGCAGGCAAGAAATGGACAGAGATCACCTTTGGCAAAAAATTTCAAAACTCCACTCTAAGATAACTTTACTTGAAATGCAGGAGGTAAAAACTTTGGGAAGGCTCAGGTCGTTGGAAGCTCTTATTAGACAGCTGAAGCAAGAAAACCTGCTTtctgaggaaaagctgaagatggtagaaaattactttacaacACTTGAAGTGACTATGATACAGTAA
- the THAP5 gene encoding THAP domain-containing protein 5 isoform X1 translates to MPRYCAATRCKNRGGQSAKDQRKLSFYPFPLRDKERLEKWLRNMKRSSWTPSKHQLLCSDHFTPDSLDVRWGIRYLKNTAVPTIFSSSDDEDLKQSCGRCLHEFLASEEKNSSQSSPQQVKKEDREETNVVSEKVSVPLELCTPKKNPVIAQNVEEKAEVVCPTALSKPLQVQNLQLPGEGGFRVDSVILGSSCGRYVHQPNPFLLTAAVQSMEATSVHTSVEDSGGCTATVLQFTDPDYLNSFLKPNSALGSVTDYAVENSVPHLVCSGEVQTSEDAVLLSTVTQTIEQFSGSEESVIAIIMPAESPEEPERVNSSFLPVKEEFLDAGETKVTEHDRNEILQTEHSYCRQEMDRDHLWQKISKLHSKITLLEMQEVKTLGRLRSLEALIRQLKQENLLSEEKLKMVENYFTTLEVTMIQ, encoded by the exons GTTTCCACTTCGTGATAAAGAGCGACTTGAGAAATGGCTGCGGAACATGAAGCGGAGTTCCTGGACTCCGAGTAAGCACCAGCTCCTGTGCAGCGATCACTTTACCCCTGATTCCCTGGACGTGCGGTGGGGGATACGCTACTTGAAAAACACCGCTGTGCCAAccattttctcttcctcagaTGATGAA GACCTGAAGCAAAGTTGTGGAAGATGCTTACATGAGTTCTTGGCCTCTGAG gaaaaaaattcttctcagAGCAGTCCACAACAGGTAAAGAAAGAAGACCGGGAAGAAACAAATGTTGTGTCAGAGAAAGTATCTGTACCACTTGAACTTTGTACaccaaagaaaaatcctgtaattGCACAAAATGtagaggaaaaggcagaagtgGTTTGTCCAACTGCACTGAGTAAACCTTTACAAGTTCAAAACCTGCAGCTTCCAGGTGAAGGTGGCTTTCGGGTAGACAGTGTCATTCTTGGTAGTTCATGTGGGCGGTATGTACATCAGCCTAATCCCTTTTTATTGACAGCAGCAGTCCAAAGCATGGAAGCTACCAGTGTTCATACTTCTGTAGAGGATTCAGGAGGTTGTACAGCTACAGTCCTGCAATTTACAGACCCTGACTACTTGAATTCATTTCTGAAACCGAACAGTGCCTTAGGGTCAGTTACTGACTATGCAGTTGAAAATTCTGTCCCTCATTTGGTCTGTTCTGGTGAAGTGCAGACAAGTGAAGATGCAGTTCTACTGAGTACAGTCACACAAACCATTGAACAGTTCAGTGGAAGTGAAGAGTCTGTCATTGCTATTATTATGCCAGCTGAGAGTCCAGAAGAGCCTGAAAGAGTAAATAGTTCTTTCCTGCCTGTTAAGGAAGAGTTTCTTGATGCAGGGGAGACAAAAGTGACTGAACACGACAGAAATGAAATACTGCAGACTGAGCATTCATACTGCAGGCAAGAAATGGACAGAGATCACCTTTGGCAAAAAATTTCAAAACTCCACTCTAAGATAACTTTACTTGAAATGCAGGAGGTAAAAACTTTGGGAAGGCTCAGGTCGTTGGAAGCTCTTATTAGACAGCTGAAGCAAGAAAACCTGCTTtctgaggaaaagctgaagatggtagaaaattactttacaacACTTGAAGTGACTATGATACAGTAA
- the THAP5 gene encoding THAP domain-containing protein 5 isoform X3 — protein sequence MPRYCAATRCKNRGGQSAKDQRKLSFYPFPLRDKERLEKWLRNMKRSSWTPSKHQLLCSDHFTPDSLDVRWGIRYLKNTAVPTIFSSSDDEEKNSSQSSPQQVKKEDREETNVVSEKVSVPLELCTPKKNPVIAQNVEEKAEVVCPTALSKPLQVQNLQLPGEGGFRVDSVILGSSCGRYVHQPNPFLLTAAVQSMEATSVHTSVEDSGGCTATVLQFTDPDYLNSFLKPNSALGSVTDYAVENSVPHLVCSGEVQTSEDAVLLSTVTQTIEQFSGSEESVIAIIMPAESPEEPERVNSSFLPVKEEFLDAGETKVTEHDRNEILQTEHSYCRQEMDRDHLWQKISKLHSKITLLEMQEVKTLGRLRSLEALIRQLKQENLLSEEKLKMVENYFTTLEVTMIQ from the exons GTTTCCACTTCGTGATAAAGAGCGACTTGAGAAATGGCTGCGGAACATGAAGCGGAGTTCCTGGACTCCGAGTAAGCACCAGCTCCTGTGCAGCGATCACTTTACCCCTGATTCCCTGGACGTGCGGTGGGGGATACGCTACTTGAAAAACACCGCTGTGCCAAccattttctcttcctcagaTGATGAA gaaaaaaattcttctcagAGCAGTCCACAACAGGTAAAGAAAGAAGACCGGGAAGAAACAAATGTTGTGTCAGAGAAAGTATCTGTACCACTTGAACTTTGTACaccaaagaaaaatcctgtaattGCACAAAATGtagaggaaaaggcagaagtgGTTTGTCCAACTGCACTGAGTAAACCTTTACAAGTTCAAAACCTGCAGCTTCCAGGTGAAGGTGGCTTTCGGGTAGACAGTGTCATTCTTGGTAGTTCATGTGGGCGGTATGTACATCAGCCTAATCCCTTTTTATTGACAGCAGCAGTCCAAAGCATGGAAGCTACCAGTGTTCATACTTCTGTAGAGGATTCAGGAGGTTGTACAGCTACAGTCCTGCAATTTACAGACCCTGACTACTTGAATTCATTTCTGAAACCGAACAGTGCCTTAGGGTCAGTTACTGACTATGCAGTTGAAAATTCTGTCCCTCATTTGGTCTGTTCTGGTGAAGTGCAGACAAGTGAAGATGCAGTTCTACTGAGTACAGTCACACAAACCATTGAACAGTTCAGTGGAAGTGAAGAGTCTGTCATTGCTATTATTATGCCAGCTGAGAGTCCAGAAGAGCCTGAAAGAGTAAATAGTTCTTTCCTGCCTGTTAAGGAAGAGTTTCTTGATGCAGGGGAGACAAAAGTGACTGAACACGACAGAAATGAAATACTGCAGACTGAGCATTCATACTGCAGGCAAGAAATGGACAGAGATCACCTTTGGCAAAAAATTTCAAAACTCCACTCTAAGATAACTTTACTTGAAATGCAGGAGGTAAAAACTTTGGGAAGGCTCAGGTCGTTGGAAGCTCTTATTAGACAGCTGAAGCAAGAAAACCTGCTTtctgaggaaaagctgaagatggtagaaaattactttacaacACTTGAAGTGACTATGATACAGTAA